A single Heterodontus francisci isolate sHetFra1 chromosome 32, sHetFra1.hap1, whole genome shotgun sequence DNA region contains:
- the trim32 gene encoding E3 ubiquitin-protein ligase TRIM32, translating to MATSLDADIVREVLECPICMETFNQTVIRPKLLQCGHTICKQCLEKLIADSINGVRCPFCSKITRMNNLSQLSDNLTVLKIIDSACLSEAMCMVMCKVCRKRLPRNFCENCCLVLCEACKTDHQVQGHTVLTIRAAAEQRRKEVGIKLAKLREMTGDMQRKKTAMDMIAKNMQAKYKTIHQDYCRAERRIQEELAKSRKAFTSAVSEVEKMNNQILEEHAYLINIAEVQIVSRCDYLSTKIKQADTALLEEAIDEEDPDLTNNLPTHLTLQQVELAKGDHLDPTEVGQLQTRPYTLPIEETFMETFTPAESTQEADSSKETASFLPPSSPSKSRVPESMASGPPNCQLLKKIGSHGNLPGMFHLPVSLCVTVQGEVLVADRGNFRVQLFNRKGFMKEIRRSPNSIDSFVLSFLGAELPNLIPLSVAVNSIGLIGVTDNYDNSVKIYTTAGQCVACHRNQLTKPWGIAAMPSGQFVVTDVEGGKLWCLTVDRNVGVVNYSRLCSAVRPKFVTCDANGSVYFTQGLGLNLENSQNEHHLEGGFSIGSVSSEGQLNRQYSHFFAENEDFRCIAGMCVDPNGNLIVADSGRKEILLFPKEGGFVSLIREGLVCPVGVAVSPKGQLLVLDCWDHCIKIYNYHSRRQLTN from the coding sequence ATGGCAACTAGCCTGGATGCAGACATTGTTCGGGAGGTGCTGGAATGTCCCATCTGTATGGAGACCTTCAACCAAACTGTAATAAGGCCAAAACTCCTGCAGTGTGGACACACCATCTGCAAACAGTGTCTGGAAAAGCTCATAGCAGACAGCATAAATGGAGTACGTTGTCCCTTTTGCAGCAAAATAACCAGGATGAACAATCTGTCCCAACTGTCAGACAATCTTACAGTTTTAAAAATCATTGACTCGGCCTGTCTGAGTGAAGCAATGTGTATGGTTATGTGCAAAGTATGCAGGAAGAGGCTGCCTCGAAACTTCTGTGAGAATTGCTGTCTGGTTCTTTGTGAGGCCTGCAAAACTGACCATCAAGTGCAAGGTCACACAGTTCTCACAATTCGAGCTGCAGCTGAGCAGCGGCGGAAGGAGGTTGGGATTAAACTTGCCAAGCTGCGGGAAATGACGGGGGACATGCAGCGCAAGAAGACAGCCATGGATATGATAGCAAAAAACATGCAAGCAAAATACAAAACAATCCATCAGGATTACTGTCGGGCTGAGCGGAGAATCCAGGAGGAGTTGGCCAAGTCCCGCAAGGCTTTCACGTCTGCTGTGTCGGAAGTTGAAAAGATGAACAATCAGATATTGGAGGAACATGCTTATCTGATCAATATTGCAGAGGTGCAGATTGTGTCGAGGTGTGATTACCTCAGCACCAAAATCAAACAGGCAGACACAGCTCTTCTTGAAGAAGCCATTGATGAGGAAGACCCTGACTTGACTAACAACTTGCCCACCCATTTAACACTGCAGCAAGTTGAACTGGCCAAAGGAGATCACTTGGACCCAACTGAGGTCGGACAGCTTCAGACCAGGCCCTATACTCTTCCCATTGAAGAGACATTCATGGAGACCTTTACCCCTGCTGAGTCAACACAAGAGGCAGACTCCTCTAAGGAAACTGCCAGCTTTCTCCCACCATCATCTCCTTCAAAAAGCAGGGTGCCCGAAAGCATGGCCTCTGGACCCCCAAACTGTCAGCTGCTGAAAAAAATAGGTTCCCACGGGAACTTGCCAGGGATGTTTCACCTCCCAGTGAGCCTGTGCGTGACAGTACAAGGAGAAGTGCTGGTGGCAGATCGGGGAAACTTCCGAGTCCAGCTGTTCAATCGGAAAGGCTTTATGAAGGAGATTAGAAGAAGCCCAAATAGTATTGACAGTTTTGTTCTTAGTTTCCTTGGTGCTGAGCTCCCGAACCTGATACCATTGTCTGTGGCTGTCAATAGTATTGGCTTAATTGGCGTCACCGACAACTACGACAACTCTGTTAAAATTTACACCACTGCGGGACAATGCGTGGCATGTCACAGAAACCAGCTGACAAAGCCCTGGGGCATTGCAGCAATGCCTTCTGGACAGTTTGTTGTGACGGACGTAGAAGGCGGGAAGCTGTGGTGTCTAACTGTGGACCGTAATGTTGGTGTTGTAAACTACTCCCGGCTGTGCAGTGCAGTGAGGCCCAAGTTTGTGACCTGCGATGCCAACGGCAGTGTCTATTTCACTCAGGGCCTGGGCTTGAACCTGGAAAATAGTCAGAATGAGCATCACCTGGAAGGTGGCTTCTCCATTGGCTCCGTTAGTTCAGAGGGGCAGCTCAACCGTCAGTATAGCCACTTCTTTGCCGAGAATGAAGACTTCCGCTGCATCGCAGGGATGTGCGTCGACCCCAACGGGAACTTGATCGTTGCAGACAGCGGGCGCAAGGAGATCCTTCTCTTTCCCAAAGAGGGTGGGTTTGTCAGCTTGATAAGAGAAGGCTTAGTGTGCCCAGTGGGGGTAGCTGTGTCGCCTAAAGGTCAGCTTCTGGTGTTGGACTGCTGGGATCACTGTATTAAAATCTACAACTATCATTCAAGGCGACAATTAACAAATTGA